A window of the Coleofasciculus sp. FACHB-T130 genome harbors these coding sequences:
- the surE gene encoding 5'/3'-nucleotidase SurE: MTLILTNDDGIDAPGIRALHKAMNGKGVIVAPKDHLSGCGHQVTTTQAIHVRRRSDFEYAIAGTPADCVRIALTHLCPTVKFVLSGINAGGNLGADVYISGTVAAVREAAFHGVPGIAVSHYRKGKLNVDWDVAARWTAGILADLLNRTIEPGTFWNVNLPHLLPGDPDPEVVFCEPSRQPLPVNYRVEGDNFYYVGEYAKRDRTPGSDVDVCFSGKIAVTQLRL, encoded by the coding sequence ATGACTTTGATTTTAACGAACGACGACGGAATAGACGCTCCTGGAATCCGAGCGCTGCACAAGGCGATGAATGGCAAGGGGGTGATTGTGGCTCCTAAAGACCATTTATCCGGATGCGGTCATCAGGTGACGACGACTCAAGCGATTCATGTACGGCGTCGCTCGGATTTTGAATATGCGATCGCGGGTACTCCCGCTGATTGCGTTCGCATTGCGCTTACGCATCTTTGCCCTACTGTCAAGTTTGTCCTTTCTGGCATCAACGCCGGTGGCAACTTAGGAGCCGATGTTTACATTTCAGGGACTGTCGCTGCTGTGCGCGAAGCAGCCTTTCATGGGGTTCCGGGGATTGCCGTTTCCCACTATCGCAAAGGCAAACTGAATGTCGATTGGGATGTGGCGGCGAGGTGGACGGCTGGAATTTTAGCCGATCTACTCAACCGTACCATTGAACCGGGAACGTTTTGGAATGTGAATTTGCCGCATTTGTTACCCGGAGATCCCGATCCGGAAGTGGTGTTTTGCGAACCTTCTCGGCAACCCTTACCAGTTAACTATCGCGTTGAAGGCGATAATTTTTACTACGTCGGAGAATATGCCAAACGCGATCGCACTCCTGGTAGCGATGTTGATGTCTGCTTTTCCGGCAAAATCGCCGTAACTCAGCTGCGACTTTAA